The following DNA comes from Cenarchaeum symbiont of Oopsacas minuta.
TCTCCAAGATGTCCTTTGATTGTATCTCAGATGGACATTTCTCTAGTGCTGCATTGAGCTTGTCAGTATACGCTTGGTGGTGTTTTGTGTGGTGTATCTCCATAGTGCGTGCGTCTAAATGCGGTTCTAGTGCATCATACGTGTATGGCATTTCAGGTAGTGTGTATTTATTCATACACTAGCTTACCAGGCTCTACTTATTAAGTTCACGGTAGTTTTGTAGATGCATCATCATCCCGAGTATGCTAGGAAAATTAAAGTGTGCAAGATCACATATGAGAGAGAGATTGATCTCTTTTTTCACATATCAAAGCATGGATTTATTTTCAGATATATGCCGACTAGAATGTAAACTAAATATCCAACCTCTTCAAAACTACTCTATATGACTAACAAAAATGATATACAAGGACGATTTTCAGCAGATCCTGACAGATATTACAAAGTAAGACTCTTTGAAGAACAAGGATTTGTTAGGAGATCATGTACTATATGTAAGAGATTCTTTTGGGCGCTAGATGGCAGAGACAGATGTCCAGATCACTCTCAAGATGTCTATTCATTTATCGGTGATCCACCAACTTCTAAGCGGTTTGATTATTCTGAATCATGGGTTCAGATTGCAGATTTTTTTAAAAAGAATGATCACACACAGATTGGTAGATATCCAGTTGTATGTAGATGGCGCGATGATCTATACTTTACTATAGCATCCATTGTTGATTTTCAGAGAAAGGTCGGATCAAATATTACATTTGAATTTCCTGCAAATCCACTCATAGTACCCCAAACATGTCTGCGCTTCAAAGATATGGAGAATGTGGGAGCTACGGGTAGACATTTTTCTAGTTTTTGTATGATAGGGCAACATAGTATTGCAGATTCAAAAGGATATTGGAAAGATGAATGTATCAATTTAGATTATTTATTACTTACAGATCAATTTGGAATTAAAAAAGAAGAGATTGTTTTTGTAGAAGATGTTTGGGAAGGGGGAGGGTCATTTGGATCGTCACTTGAGTATTTTGTACGAGGTCTAGAGCTTGGCAACGCTGTCTTTACAGAGTTTCAAGGAAGCGTAGACTCTCCAACCACATTAGACAAGCGCATCATAGACATGGGTGCAGGGTTGGAACGTTTTGCATGGATAACTATGGGTACCCCTACCGCATATGATTGCTGTTTTGGATCTGCCATTACAGAATTGTTGGATAAGATAGGATGTGATTTACAAGATCCAAAACTTGTATCATATTTTACTGGTGTTGCAAAAAACATAGACAGAGTTGGACTTGCACAAGCACGCAAGATAGCCATGGCAGATGCTGGATTTGACTCAAACCAAATACAAAAAACAATCAATCCGTTAGAAGATGCGTATACGGTAGCAGATCATATCAGAACGTTAGTATTTGCAATATCTGATGGAGCACTTCCAAGCAATGTAGGAGGCGGATACAATCTAAGAATGCTTCTTCGACGCGCAGTAGCAGCTGCAGGTAGAATAGGCATTGGACGTGACTTTACATGGCTAGTTGATTCTCACATAGACTATCTTGTAAAAACGTATCCAGAATTGACACAAACGCGCGATGATGTTAAAAAAATATTGAATATAGAAACAGGTAGATATGATCAGTCAAAGGAACGCATGGAAAAAATTGCACGCAGTATAAAATCAGAGCCATCTACAAAAGATTTGGTTAGATTGTATGAATCAGATGGAATAACACCAGATTATTTGTTAGAGACCAATGTCATAAAGTGTATTCCAGAGGATTTTTACTCAAAGCTCTCAGATCTTCATCAATCAAGAAAACTCGAATCCGTCAAACCTTTTGAAGAGTTACGCAGAATACCAGATACAAAACTAGTCTACTATACAAAAAAAGCACACGATGTAGAATTTGAGGCAAAAGTACTCAAAGTGATCAACGGTGGAGTCATATTAGATAAAACTAATTTTTATGCAAGAGGCGGTGGACAAGAGCCGGACTTTGGAACAATAGACGGATATAATGTCACAGATGTTACAAAACACGGTAGAGTCG
Coding sequences within:
- a CDS encoding Alanyl-tRNA synthetase; the encoded protein is MTNKNDIQGRFSADPDRYYKVRLFEEQGFVRRSCTICKRFFWALDGRDRCPDHSQDVYSFIGDPPTSKRFDYSESWVQIADFFKKNDHTQIGRYPVVCRWRDDLYFTIASIVDFQRKVGSNITFEFPANPLIVPQTCLRFKDMENVGATGRHFSSFCMIGQHSIADSKGYWKDECINLDYLLLTDQFGIKKEEIVFVEDVWEGGGSFGSSLEYFVRGLELGNAVFTEFQGSVDSPTTLDKRIIDMGAGLERFAWITMGTPTAYDCCFGSAITELLDKIGCDLQDPKLVSYFTGVAKNIDRVGLAQARKIAMADAGFDSNQIQKTINPLEDAYTVADHIRTLVFAISDGALPSNVGGGYNLRMLLRRAVAAAGRIGIGRDFTWLVDSHIDYLVKTYPELTQTRDDVKKILNIETGRYDQSKERMEKIARSIKSEPSTKDLVRLYESDGITPDYLLETNVIKCIPEDFYSKLSDLHQSRKLESVKPFEELRRIPDTKLVYYTKKAHDVEFEAKVLKVINGGVILDKTNFYARGGGQEPDFGTIDGYNVTDVTKHGRVVIHSLKEDVFKEGKIVKCCIDMTRRKNISIHHTCTHILNASARKILGSWIWQHSAFKEDKHARLDITHHSALSEKEISQIETEANSVIRNNLQISINEVERGDAEQEYGFRIYQGGVVPVNAVRIVKIEGIDVEACGGTHISRTGDAGLLKIIRTERIQDGVVRLEFVAGSRALEYMQKQNDAISNIAHVLGADRHKVTESVTKSQEDAEYTRRRLKHLMRRTKEYVTNAAIQNAERIDTTLFYGMIDDEMDAEYHIMIGQSAVELEPNMVYCALIVTADQSVKIVVYCGKKAQKTIKAGVIVKEMSKILGGFGGGSDTFAQGGSKNASRSSDAIDLARKLVFG